The following proteins come from a genomic window of Natronosalvus vescus:
- a CDS encoding putative sulfate/molybdate transporter, translating to MALSSVDLPGRPIEFTVSEVTGAIGDSVTVVPLIVALAATTDVSLAHIFVGFGVFQIVWGLVYGMPMSLEPMKALVGLAIVGSLSAPELAGAGLLAGAALLVAGRMGLVGRLEAIVGEPVVRGIQLAVALLLLEAAFDLSMASMPVALLGVALVIALSLVGFRRASALVVLGIGGGVAVFAYGVPTPRLPALAIFPSGVPTLTTGALEGMVAQLGMTLGNAAIATALLSADLYDRRVSPDDLAQSMGATCLAAIPAGGLPMCHGSGGLAGKYAFGARTAGANLILGGGYLALALVVTGGLLAAFPLALLGVLLAVVAVELGRSALAPLSGSREWAVVLGVALVGAFVNIGIALVAGLLVWLVLEQASTGA from the coding sequence ATGGCACTCTCGAGCGTCGACCTCCCGGGACGCCCCATCGAGTTCACCGTCTCGGAGGTAACCGGTGCAATTGGGGATTCGGTTACGGTCGTTCCACTCATCGTGGCCCTCGCCGCGACGACCGACGTCTCGTTGGCCCACATTTTCGTCGGCTTCGGCGTCTTCCAGATCGTCTGGGGACTGGTGTACGGGATGCCGATGTCGCTTGAGCCGATGAAGGCGCTGGTCGGACTGGCAATCGTCGGGTCGCTGTCGGCCCCCGAACTGGCCGGAGCCGGGTTGCTCGCCGGGGCCGCGTTGCTGGTCGCCGGCCGGATGGGGCTCGTCGGCCGACTCGAGGCGATCGTCGGCGAACCCGTAGTACGGGGGATCCAGCTGGCCGTCGCCCTCTTGCTCCTCGAGGCCGCGTTCGACCTCTCGATGGCGTCGATGCCCGTGGCGCTCCTGGGCGTCGCCCTCGTGATCGCTCTTTCCCTGGTCGGGTTTCGGCGGGCGAGCGCGCTCGTCGTCCTCGGGATCGGCGGTGGCGTCGCCGTCTTCGCCTACGGCGTTCCAACGCCACGACTCCCTGCGCTGGCGATCTTCCCGAGCGGGGTTCCCACCCTCACGACCGGTGCGCTCGAGGGGATGGTCGCCCAGCTGGGAATGACTCTCGGGAACGCCGCCATCGCGACGGCGCTGCTGTCCGCGGATCTGTACGACCGACGAGTGTCGCCGGACGACCTCGCCCAGAGCATGGGAGCGACGTGTCTCGCGGCGATTCCCGCCGGGGGCCTGCCAATGTGTCACGGCAGCGGTGGCCTCGCCGGAAAGTACGCCTTCGGGGCCCGGACGGCCGGGGCGAACCTTATCCTCGGCGGGGGCTACCTCGCGCTCGCGCTCGTCGTCACCGGGGGTCTCCTCGCGGCGTTCCCGCTCGCGCTACTCGGCGTCTTGCTCGCCGTAGTCGCGGTCGAACTCGGGCGGAGCGCGCTGGCCCCGCTGTCCGGTTCCCGCGAGTGGGCGGTCGTC